A region of uncultured Anaeromusa sp. DNA encodes the following proteins:
- a CDS encoding TIM barrel protein, with protein MLQLINTSSYVDDCAMWRSWGGGLEGFLADHGLDGVEAYLGEDWDDAQLPAQHICGVHLRFWPAWLDFWRGDEAEVLRQFGNWDNIRLYYGADTPAGWLAVWRRNLAQAVAAGARYVVFHVAHVRQEETGHWRFSAKDEEVVTATLELVRLLVQELPASVALLFENLWWPGLRLTQPRMAALLFEGLGRTNAGIMLDTGHLMNTCQDLCNEQEAVDYILRTVDALGVYASRVRGLHLHASLSGEYVRHSRRRDMKVSDLETLWKHVSAIDQHQPFGSGEAARLVQRLCPAYTVHEFIYSSLEEVSKKVTCQQAALAAGGLGELPWKQRGWSARMRAAGAGVR; from the coding sequence ATGCTGCAGCTGATTAATACCTCTAGCTATGTTGACGATTGCGCAATGTGGCGCAGTTGGGGCGGCGGTCTGGAAGGCTTCTTAGCGGACCATGGCTTGGATGGGGTAGAGGCCTATCTGGGTGAGGACTGGGACGATGCGCAGTTGCCTGCCCAACATATTTGCGGCGTGCATTTGCGCTTTTGGCCGGCGTGGCTTGATTTTTGGCGCGGTGACGAAGCGGAAGTTTTGCGTCAGTTTGGAAACTGGGATAATATTCGCCTGTATTATGGAGCGGATACTCCGGCTGGGTGGCTGGCGGTTTGGCGGCGAAATTTAGCGCAAGCGGTAGCCGCGGGAGCGCGTTATGTCGTTTTTCATGTAGCCCATGTGCGTCAGGAAGAAACGGGGCATTGGCGGTTTTCTGCCAAGGATGAAGAGGTTGTAACCGCAACGCTGGAACTGGTGCGCTTATTGGTGCAGGAATTGCCTGCATCTGTAGCGCTTTTGTTTGAAAACCTTTGGTGGCCTGGTTTGCGGTTGACGCAGCCGCGCATGGCGGCGTTGCTGTTTGAAGGTTTGGGGCGGACTAATGCTGGCATTATGCTGGATACAGGTCATCTGATGAATACTTGTCAGGATTTGTGCAACGAGCAAGAGGCAGTCGATTATATATTGCGCACCGTTGATGCTCTGGGGGTCTATGCTTCGCGAGTGAGAGGACTGCATTTGCATGCATCCTTATCAGGAGAGTATGTACGTCACAGTCGCCGGCGGGATATGAAGGTCAGCGATCTAGAAACCCTGTGGAAACACGTATCAGCTATTGATCAGCATCAACCTTTTGGCAGCGGGGAAGCCGCGCGGTTAGTACAGCGACTTTGCCCGGCATATACGGTGCACGAATTTATCTATTCTTCACTGGAAGAAGTGTCCAAGAAAGTAACTTGCCAACAAGCAGCCTTAGCTGCCGGGGGGCTGGGAGAACTTCCATGGAAGCAGCGGGGATGGTCGGCTCGTATGCGAGCGGCAGGCGCCGGAGTGCGCTAA
- a CDS encoding class I SAM-dependent methyltransferase, protein MNYREFFNQMAPQWDEQVRHDACKLSRIVAALSLQSGERVLDIGTGTGVMLPYLRQALGMLGELTAIDVAEEMLARARAKHSELALFLQADAAVLPQTENSVDAILCYSVFPHFEQPQAVLREFFRVLRSGGRLVVAHGESRAAINALHGVLAPVAQDRLPEAAVLCAWGEEAGFATEVLADDEELFILCFSKK, encoded by the coding sequence ATGAATTACCGGGAATTTTTTAATCAAATGGCCCCGCAATGGGATGAACAAGTACGTCATGATGCCTGCAAGCTGTCCCGTATTGTGGCGGCGTTGTCGTTGCAGTCGGGAGAGCGAGTGCTGGATATTGGCACAGGCACAGGAGTTATGCTGCCGTATTTGCGGCAGGCTTTGGGTATGTTGGGTGAGCTGACGGCCATTGATGTGGCGGAGGAAATGTTAGCTCGGGCTCGGGCCAAACACAGCGAGTTGGCCTTGTTTCTGCAGGCTGATGCTGCGGTGTTGCCGCAGACAGAAAATAGCGTGGACGCCATCCTTTGTTATTCTGTATTTCCACATTTTGAGCAGCCTCAAGCTGTGTTGCGTGAGTTTTTTCGGGTGCTGCGTTCTGGAGGACGCTTGGTGGTGGCTCATGGCGAAAGCCGGGCGGCCATTAATGCACTGCATGGAGTGCTGGCGCCAGTAGCGCAAGATCGACTGCCTGAAGCGGCTGTGCTGTGTGCCTGGGGCGAAGAAGCCGGCTTTGCCACTGAAGTG
- a CDS encoding GNAT family N-acetyltransferase: MWRKNGFIISTDRERLDRNLIHTFVSQESYWGNGRSREAMDRAIEHSVYCFGVYQQHKASEKQVGFARVISDLTTFGYLADVFILQEYRGQGLGKWLVKTIVEHPELCSLKRLGLFTRTPKFYMPAEFKVYDPENQSKFMVRLQPMSSPK, translated from the coding sequence ATGTGGAGAAAGAACGGATTTATCATTTCTACGGATAGAGAGCGATTGGATCGAAATTTGATTCATACTTTTGTTTCTCAAGAATCCTATTGGGGAAATGGACGCAGCAGAGAAGCGATGGACCGAGCTATTGAACACTCTGTGTACTGCTTTGGCGTGTATCAGCAGCATAAGGCGAGCGAAAAGCAAGTGGGGTTTGCCCGGGTTATTAGTGATTTGACCACGTTTGGCTATTTGGCAGATGTATTTATTTTGCAGGAATACCGGGGGCAAGGCTTGGGAAAGTGGCTGGTAAAAACGATAGTGGAGCATCCGGAATTGTGTAGTCTGAAAAGGCTGGGCTTATTTACACGGACGCCTAAGTTTTATATGCCTGCCGAGTTTAAGGTGTATGATCCGGAAAATCAGTCTAAATTTATGGTGCGGTTGCAGCCGATGTCTAGTCCTAAGTAG